A single window of Halomicrobium zhouii DNA harbors:
- a CDS encoding LTA synthase family protein yields the protein MSHIADAYTTVQYVLDEVREHGASATWWKSRFLHRIAGGLWFRRVEGNTGEYVMAKDWDNLLVLDACRFDLYRDVADPNCESVRSRGASTPEWVAENFEGRSFPETVYVTANPYVSTITEDEFHARYDVWEEGWDDEEGTVLPEVLAERSREIAEMHPDKRLIVHFMQPHQPFVGSDLPGSFWNVDESPWDALQHGTVDRSAVLEAYADNLRVVYPVARELGLDLPGKSVLTADHGNMLGERVWPFPVRDYGHRKSIYTPGNVRVPWDELPFESRKTITAGDTMVESDVTADVTERLADLGYVT from the coding sequence ATGTCCCACATCGCAGACGCCTACACCACTGTACAGTACGTCCTCGACGAAGTCCGTGAACACGGCGCCTCGGCCACCTGGTGGAAGAGCAGATTCCTCCACCGGATAGCCGGCGGGCTCTGGTTCCGCCGGGTCGAGGGAAACACCGGCGAGTACGTGATGGCGAAGGACTGGGACAACCTCCTCGTCCTCGACGCCTGTCGGTTCGACCTCTACCGGGACGTCGCCGATCCGAACTGCGAGAGCGTCCGTTCGCGTGGCGCGTCGACGCCCGAGTGGGTCGCGGAGAACTTCGAGGGTCGGTCGTTCCCCGAGACGGTGTACGTCACCGCGAACCCGTACGTCTCGACCATCACCGAAGACGAGTTCCACGCCAGGTACGACGTGTGGGAGGAGGGGTGGGACGACGAGGAGGGGACCGTCCTCCCCGAAGTCCTCGCCGAGCGGAGCCGGGAAATCGCGGAGATGCATCCCGACAAGCGACTGATCGTCCACTTCATGCAGCCCCACCAGCCGTTCGTCGGGAGCGACCTCCCCGGGAGTTTCTGGAACGTCGACGAATCTCCCTGGGACGCCCTGCAACACGGCACCGTCGACCGATCGGCCGTTCTGGAGGCGTACGCCGACAACCTCCGGGTCGTGTACCCGGTCGCGAGGGAGCTCGGCCTGGACCTCCCGGGCAAGTCGGTCCTCACTGCCGACCACGGCAACATGCTCGGCGAACGCGTCTGGCCGTTCCCCGTCCGGGACTACGGCCACCGGAAGTCGATATACACGCCCGGGAACGTCCGCGTCCCCTGGGACGAGTTGCCTTTCGAGTCCCGGAAGACGATCACGGCGGGAGACACGATGGTGGAGAGCGACGTCACGGCCGACGTGACCGAGAGACTGGCCGATCTCGGGTACGTGACGTAG
- a CDS encoding glycosyltransferase family 4 protein, which translates to MLREPTTTPTLAEPTAIWFDTHYDSKSSGLYCIEQIKSYVLEDEHAFEVDEWRDADLVHLNTIPFRRRDVGVWRSSKPMVVTQHGGYHWWRSRRDLLERPDHRIFLLMRAIFRLTSRRPQRIGFSTEYTRRLAVERGGVPADRTQVIPLGRSEEYEDKGPTDTADPFVLVVVNNRNPRKNVPTIVETMAELSDVRFVLPGKMWADYPHDLPSNAEVTGYVAEETLIDYYNRASALYLPTLYEGFGLPFVEAMACGTAVVTTRRGSPLEVCGDAAAYVDDPMDATEHAALLRRLVEDDDYRAVLEARGRERAEAFSWEKTANTYLQVYDDVLYQ; encoded by the coding sequence ATGCTCCGGGAACCGACGACCACCCCGACGCTGGCGGAACCGACGGCCATCTGGTTCGACACGCACTACGACAGCAAGAGCAGCGGCCTGTACTGCATCGAGCAGATAAAGTCGTACGTGCTCGAGGACGAGCACGCCTTCGAGGTCGACGAGTGGCGGGACGCGGATCTCGTCCACCTCAACACTATCCCCTTCCGCCGCCGGGACGTCGGCGTCTGGCGCTCGTCGAAGCCGATGGTCGTCACCCAGCACGGCGGCTACCACTGGTGGCGCTCGCGCCGCGACCTCCTGGAACGCCCCGACCACCGGATCTTCCTGCTCATGCGGGCGATATTCCGGCTCACGTCCCGTCGGCCACAGCGGATCGGTTTCAGCACCGAGTACACCAGGCGACTCGCGGTAGAGCGGGGCGGCGTTCCGGCCGACCGGACGCAGGTGATCCCGCTCGGCCGGAGCGAGGAGTACGAGGACAAGGGGCCGACGGACACGGCCGACCCGTTCGTGCTGGTCGTCGTCAACAACCGGAATCCGCGCAAGAACGTCCCCACCATCGTCGAGACGATGGCTGAACTGTCCGACGTCCGGTTCGTCCTCCCCGGAAAGATGTGGGCCGACTACCCCCACGACCTGCCGTCGAACGCCGAGGTGACGGGGTACGTCGCCGAGGAGACCCTGATCGACTACTACAACCGCGCCTCGGCGCTCTACCTGCCGACGCTGTACGAGGGCTTCGGCCTGCCGTTCGTCGAAGCGATGGCCTGCGGGACGGCGGTGGTCACGACCCGTCGCGGCTCGCCGCTGGAGGTGTGTGGCGACGCCGCGGCGTACGTCGACGACCCGATGGACGCGACCGAACACGCCGCCCTGTTGCGCCGCCTCGTCGAGGACGACGACTACCGGGCCGTGCTCGAAGCCCGCGGCCGGGAGCGCGCCGAGGCGTTCTCCTGGGAGAAGACGGCCAACACCTACCTGCAGGTCTACGACGACGTCCTGTACCAGTGA
- a CDS encoding class I SAM-dependent methyltransferase codes for MASQRTLELGGGENPATDGVNVDVAAVPGVDVVADVTEEWPFERDSFDRIEAHHVLEHLPHDDLPTVFRQVAETLRDDGEFYAEVPLAHSRSAKNDPTHRSTWYWRTPMYYTAEDELSYEVGADAGLTVVHRHVRLFGTSGKWYARPPSWLLKQLSRRNPSLIEFVKLPYVTGVLEFTMRKRG; via the coding sequence ATGGCCAGCCAGCGGACCCTCGAACTCGGCGGCGGCGAGAACCCGGCGACCGACGGGGTGAACGTCGACGTCGCCGCGGTGCCGGGCGTCGACGTCGTCGCGGACGTCACCGAGGAGTGGCCCTTCGAGCGGGATTCGTTCGACCGGATCGAGGCTCACCACGTCCTCGAACACCTCCCCCACGACGACCTCCCGACGGTGTTCCGCCAGGTCGCCGAGACCCTCCGGGACGACGGCGAGTTCTACGCCGAGGTCCCGCTGGCTCACAGCCGGAGCGCCAAGAACGACCCCACCCACCGGTCGACGTGGTACTGGCGGACGCCGATGTACTACACCGCCGAGGACGAGCTGTCCTACGAGGTCGGGGCCGACGCCGGGCTGACCGTCGTTCACCGGCACGTCCGGCTGTTCGGAACCTCCGGCAAGTGGTACGCGCGACCGCCGTCCTGGCTCCTCAAGCAGCTTTCGAGGCGGAACCCGTCGCTGATCGAATTCGTGAAACTACCCTACGTGACGGGCGTGCTCGAGTTCACGATGCGCAAACGGGGGTGA
- a CDS encoding flippase: MGSAIQAERLRTLFKGAGIVFAGVVLELVVSFVAKLLIARYLGPTDYGAVSIGLKLMTATSIFVLVGLDSGVGRYLPRRDDPADRRGVLKSALEIALPVGFLAGVGLFLTADPIAVRVFHDPAVAPVIRVFSVVLPFAVVFRMAIGGVQGMQQSLPKVFIQNLTLPISRFLLIAVVLLYGLGTVAAAWAYGAAYVFAGLLGGYYLVRYTPLFADAPATPMHRELVAFSAPLMITAAMLQVLSHIDTFFLGYFASTTVVGVYNVVYPLAQLLTVVLSAFGFIVMPVISSLDAGDSVGEMRRTYQLSAKWILLATLPVFLVVVLFPEMVIRVTFGAEYDGGALALSVLAVGFFTHAVVGPNGNTLTSVGRTRLIMYDNVAVAATNVALNLLLIPEYGLLGAAVATSVSYGLLNALYTYQLYGETGIQPFTAGMVRPSLIALLVVGVVYWVTTTFFAVTLPLLVVGFGAFVSLYALVVLRFGGIEEEELLLLWSFEERFDVDLGPLKRIAEKIVP; encoded by the coding sequence ATGGGCTCGGCCATCCAGGCAGAACGGCTCCGGACGCTGTTCAAGGGGGCCGGCATCGTCTTCGCCGGCGTCGTCCTCGAACTCGTCGTCTCGTTCGTCGCGAAACTCCTGATCGCGCGCTATCTCGGTCCGACCGACTACGGCGCCGTCTCCATCGGGCTGAAGCTCATGACGGCGACGTCGATATTCGTGCTCGTCGGCCTCGACAGCGGGGTCGGCCGGTACCTGCCGCGGCGCGACGACCCCGCAGACCGCCGTGGGGTCCTGAAGTCAGCCCTTGAGATCGCGCTCCCGGTCGGGTTCCTCGCCGGCGTCGGCCTCTTTCTCACCGCCGACCCGATCGCCGTCCGCGTCTTCCACGACCCCGCCGTCGCGCCGGTGATCCGCGTGTTCAGCGTCGTCCTGCCGTTCGCGGTCGTCTTCCGGATGGCGATCGGCGGCGTCCAGGGGATGCAGCAGTCGCTCCCGAAGGTCTTCATCCAGAACCTCACGCTCCCGATCTCCCGCTTTCTCCTGATCGCCGTCGTCCTGCTGTACGGCCTCGGGACGGTCGCGGCCGCGTGGGCCTACGGGGCCGCCTACGTCTTCGCCGGTCTGCTCGGGGGGTACTACCTGGTCCGCTACACGCCCCTGTTCGCGGACGCGCCGGCCACGCCGATGCACCGCGAACTGGTCGCGTTCTCCGCGCCGCTGATGATAACCGCCGCGATGCTCCAGGTGCTCTCCCACATCGACACGTTCTTCCTGGGTTACTTCGCCTCGACCACCGTCGTCGGCGTCTACAACGTCGTCTATCCGCTCGCCCAGCTACTCACGGTCGTCCTGTCGGCGTTCGGGTTCATCGTGATGCCGGTCATCTCGTCGCTCGACGCCGGCGACTCCGTCGGGGAGATGCGTCGGACCTACCAGCTCTCCGCGAAGTGGATCCTGCTCGCCACGCTGCCGGTGTTCCTCGTCGTTGTCCTGTTTCCGGAGATGGTCATCCGGGTGACCTTCGGTGCGGAGTACGACGGGGGCGCGCTGGCGCTGTCGGTCCTGGCGGTCGGCTTCTTCACCCACGCCGTCGTCGGCCCGAACGGGAACACGCTGACCTCCGTCGGGCGCACGCGGCTCATCATGTACGACAACGTCGCCGTCGCCGCCACGAACGTCGCCCTCAATCTCCTGCTGATCCCGGAGTACGGGTTGCTCGGCGCGGCCGTCGCGACGTCGGTCTCCTACGGGCTGTTGAACGCGCTGTACACCTACCAGCTCTACGGCGAGACGGGCATCCAGCCGTTCACGGCCGGGATGGTGCGACCGAGCCTGATCGCCCTGCTGGTCGTCGGCGTCGTCTACTGGGTCACGACGACGTTCTTCGCGGTCACGCTCCCGCTGCTCGTCGTCGGGTTCGGCGCGTTCGTCTCGCTGTACGCGCTCGTCGTCCTCAGGTTCGGCGGCATCGAGGAGGAGGAACTCCTCCTCCTCTGGAGTTTCGAGGAGCGGTTCGACGTCGACCTCGGTCCCCTCAAGCGGATCGCCGAAAAGATCGTTCCGTGA
- a CDS encoding sulfatase, giving the protein MRDVVLVTVDSLRADHVGWQGYDRETTPNLDELADEARVFSRAFAHACSTRPSFPSILTSSYALMYGGFERLSADRTTLAEALSRGGYRTAGFHSNLYLSADFGYDRGFDAFYDSRTDPSVTAKARNAVKRNLDSDGLVYRTLQGLFNATEKRTGIEVGSPYVDAAELTDLALEWVRDEAEEGPRFLWVHYMDVHHPYVPPADYQRRFRDDPVSDRDAVQLRRKMLEAPEDVTDGERQTLLDLYDAEIAYVDREVDRLLEAVRSAWGDDTVVAFTADHGEEFADHGGFSHSATFYDEVLHVPFLLADGTSGEPDRTNEQPDGTSGESDDLVGLLDLAPTLVDCAGLARPDAFEGSSLLDDDFDRSEVIAEWADTDPESEARRYAIRSEDWKYVRLDDGTERLFALPSDPGERNDVVDAMPEVADEFRARLRDHRKLLAETNRDLGDVRMEEDVAERLRLLGYQE; this is encoded by the coding sequence ATGCGTGACGTCGTCCTCGTCACGGTCGACTCGCTCCGCGCCGACCACGTCGGCTGGCAGGGGTACGACCGGGAGACGACGCCGAATCTCGACGAGCTCGCGGACGAGGCGCGCGTCTTCTCCCGCGCGTTTGCACACGCCTGCTCGACCCGCCCGTCGTTCCCGAGCATCCTGACGTCGTCGTACGCGCTGATGTACGGCGGGTTCGAGCGGCTCTCGGCCGACAGGACCACCCTCGCGGAAGCGCTCTCGCGCGGCGGCTACCGGACCGCCGGCTTCCACTCGAACCTCTACCTGTCGGCCGACTTCGGCTACGACAGGGGATTCGACGCGTTCTACGACTCCCGGACGGACCCGTCGGTGACGGCGAAAGCCAGGAACGCCGTCAAACGTAACCTCGACAGCGACGGGCTGGTCTACCGGACGCTCCAGGGGTTGTTCAACGCCACCGAGAAACGGACCGGCATCGAGGTCGGGTCGCCGTACGTCGACGCCGCGGAGCTGACCGACCTCGCGCTCGAGTGGGTCCGGGACGAAGCCGAGGAGGGGCCACGGTTCCTCTGGGTCCACTACATGGACGTCCACCACCCCTACGTTCCGCCCGCCGACTACCAGCGGCGGTTCCGGGACGACCCCGTCTCCGACCGGGACGCCGTCCAGCTCCGGCGAAAGATGCTCGAAGCCCCCGAAGACGTCACGGACGGGGAGCGACAGACGCTCCTCGACCTCTACGACGCGGAGATAGCGTACGTCGACCGGGAAGTCGACCGCCTCCTCGAGGCGGTCAGGTCCGCCTGGGGCGACGACACCGTCGTCGCGTTCACGGCGGACCACGGCGAGGAGTTCGCGGACCACGGCGGGTTCAGCCACAGCGCGACGTTCTACGACGAGGTGCTCCACGTGCCGTTCCTGCTGGCGGACGGAACGAGCGGGGAGCCGGACAGGACGAACGAACAGCCGGACGGAACGAGCGGGGAGTCAGACGACCTCGTCGGCCTCCTCGACCTCGCGCCGACGCTCGTCGACTGCGCGGGCCTCGCGCGACCGGACGCCTTCGAGGGGTCGAGCCTGCTCGACGACGACTTCGACCGGTCGGAGGTGATCGCGGAGTGGGCCGACACCGACCCGGAGTCCGAGGCCCGCCGATACGCGATACGGAGCGAGGACTGGAAGTACGTCCGGCTGGACGACGGCACGGAACGGCTGTTCGCCCTGCCGTCTGACCCGGGCGAGCGGAACGACGTCGTCGACGCCATGCCGGAAGTGGCCGACGAGTTCCGCGCCCGGCTGCGGGACCACCGGAAGCTGCTGGCCGAAACGAACCGGGACCTGGGCGACGTGAGGATGGAGGAGGACGTCGCCGAGCGGTTGCGACTCCTCGGCTACCAGGAGTGA
- a CDS encoding glycosyltransferase, with protein sequence MKASAGGSVTERPSQEPPSRVEDQTVWTRPPHVLWLTPDKPDNISVGRSRIAERLDADGIEVTVRGTTASTVLASFRERERYDAIVGTTRSGAMAGAFLSALTGKPLVVDHVDPIRQLEETHPLWLAVVVRWFENLAFWLSERVLFVYEEEESRVNRFADASSPTELGVDYEEIANPSPAAVEAARDRMADYDLNDNVAIYVGGLEPIYHVESLLDSVDYLDDWSLLILGTGSLADDVERAAASDDAIVFPGSVPHEEMAGFLHLADVGVCLVDDPRTLKVLEYGAAGLPTVHLRGRSQSRFGGLLEYCDADPESIARAIQRASERDGEALGEFVRAYDWGDIGAQYRRAILSTAARTDA encoded by the coding sequence ATGAAAGCCTCTGCGGGCGGGAGTGTCACCGAACGTCCCAGCCAGGAACCACCGTCGAGGGTCGAAGACCAGACGGTCTGGACCCGTCCCCCGCACGTCCTCTGGTTGACGCCGGACAAACCAGACAACATCAGCGTCGGCCGGAGCCGGATCGCCGAGCGTCTCGACGCCGACGGCATCGAGGTGACCGTCCGGGGAACGACGGCGTCGACGGTGCTCGCCTCGTTCCGGGAGCGAGAGCGGTACGACGCCATCGTCGGCACGACGCGCTCCGGTGCGATGGCCGGCGCGTTCCTGAGCGCACTCACGGGCAAACCGCTGGTCGTCGACCACGTCGACCCGATCCGCCAGCTAGAGGAGACCCATCCGCTGTGGCTCGCGGTCGTCGTCCGCTGGTTCGAGAACCTCGCCTTCTGGCTGTCCGAACGCGTCCTCTTCGTCTACGAGGAGGAGGAATCCCGCGTCAACCGGTTCGCGGACGCGTCCTCGCCCACCGAACTCGGCGTCGACTACGAGGAGATAGCGAACCCGTCACCGGCCGCCGTCGAGGCCGCTCGCGACCGGATGGCCGACTACGACCTGAACGACAACGTCGCGATATACGTCGGCGGGCTGGAACCGATCTACCACGTCGAGTCGCTCCTCGACAGCGTCGACTATCTCGACGACTGGAGCCTGCTGATCCTGGGCACCGGGTCGCTCGCGGACGACGTCGAACGCGCCGCAGCGAGCGACGACGCCATCGTCTTCCCGGGCAGCGTTCCCCACGAGGAGATGGCCGGCTTCCTGCACCTCGCCGACGTCGGCGTTTGCCTCGTCGACGACCCGCGCACGCTGAAGGTGCTGGAGTACGGGGCCGCGGGGCTCCCGACCGTCCACCTCCGTGGTCGGTCCCAGAGCCGGTTCGGCGGCCTGCTCGAGTACTGCGACGCGGATCCGGAGAGCATCGCCCGGGCAATCCAGCGGGCCAGTGAGCGTGACGGCGAGGCGCTCGGGGAGTTCGTCCGCGCCTACGACTGGGGCGACATCGGCGCACAGTACCGACGAGCGATCCTCTCGACGGCCGCTCGAACCGATGCGTGA
- a CDS encoding DUF6684 family protein — translation MSYLNLTNETWLDLTVNLVPLAILAFMDVLFWVVNPWGWDPLIIVVSHFLTLFPLLLLAILTYVSGLFVQRDEGKAAARE, via the coding sequence ATGTCATACCTCAACCTCACCAATGAGACCTGGCTCGACCTGACGGTGAACCTCGTCCCACTGGCAATTCTGGCGTTCATGGACGTCCTCTTCTGGGTCGTCAACCCCTGGGGCTGGGACCCGCTTATCATCGTCGTCTCGCACTTCCTGACGCTGTTTCCCCTCCTGTTGCTCGCGATTCTGACCTACGTCAGCGGCCTGTTCGTCCAGCGCGACGAGGGGAAAGCCGCGGCGCGCGAGTGA
- a CDS encoding CPBP family intramembrane glutamic endopeptidase: MANTAARGADWALPVLELFGLTVLAFLVSLVAGVAFIVPMFVLGYDLAGTAVLLGATAAGQVAFLVVGYAYVRVRDVSVPVRRPSGRDLVVILAGVVLALVIATGLSVLLSVLGLVPDSVVGDVAATDPTFLLGLAALSVVLVAPAEELLFRGAIQGRLRQRVGPIPAVLGASLLFGSMHLANYSGALASVVAGALLITAVGCVFGAVYEYTDNLVVPVVAHAVYNVVLMVVAYLTV, from the coding sequence ATGGCAAATACGGCCGCTCGCGGCGCGGACTGGGCCCTGCCGGTCCTCGAACTGTTCGGCCTCACCGTCCTCGCCTTCCTCGTCTCGCTCGTCGCGGGCGTGGCGTTCATCGTCCCGATGTTCGTCCTCGGCTACGACCTGGCGGGCACGGCGGTCCTCCTCGGCGCGACAGCCGCGGGTCAGGTCGCGTTCCTGGTCGTCGGCTACGCCTACGTCCGGGTCCGGGACGTGTCGGTCCCGGTCAGACGTCCTTCCGGACGCGACCTCGTCGTGATCCTCGCTGGCGTGGTGCTGGCGCTGGTGATCGCGACCGGACTCTCGGTTCTCCTCTCGGTCCTCGGTCTGGTGCCGGACTCCGTCGTCGGCGACGTCGCCGCGACCGACCCGACGTTCCTGCTGGGTCTGGCCGCGCTGTCGGTCGTCCTGGTCGCGCCGGCCGAGGAACTGCTCTTCCGGGGGGCGATCCAGGGACGGCTCCGCCAGCGGGTCGGGCCAATTCCGGCGGTGCTCGGAGCGAGCCTCCTGTTCGGGTCGATGCACCTCGCGAACTACTCGGGCGCGCTCGCGTCCGTCGTCGCCGGTGCGCTCCTCATCACCGCCGTCGGCTGCGTCTTCGGGGCGGTGTACGAGTACACCGACAACCTGGTCGTCCCCGTCGTCGCCCACGCCGTCTACAACGTCGTGCTGATGGTCGTCGCCTACCTCACGGTCTGA
- a CDS encoding YqjF family protein: MLPLAFGWQNVLFANWPVDGDVLDAHLPDAFAVQEFDGTGWLTVVPFTNVDTRPRGLPAWLGLPLPELNLRTYVTVDGEPGVYFFSLDADSLLATIAARLTHHLPYYNADVDIDWVDGRVEFSSYRRQPGDRPAHYRATYWPTGEPFESEPGSRAEFLTERRRLYTQAPDGSVRYTDVDHPPWTLYPAEADVEVNTLFEANGFDHPGGDPLLLFSPGTEVTTTRSRRWD, from the coding sequence ATGCTCCCGCTCGCGTTCGGCTGGCAGAACGTGCTCTTCGCCAACTGGCCCGTCGACGGCGACGTGCTCGACGCCCACCTCCCCGACGCCTTCGCCGTCCAGGAGTTCGACGGCACCGGCTGGCTCACCGTCGTCCCGTTCACGAACGTGGACACGCGACCGCGGGGACTGCCGGCGTGGCTGGGACTCCCGCTCCCGGAACTGAACCTCCGGACGTACGTCACCGTCGACGGCGAGCCCGGCGTCTACTTCTTCAGCCTCGACGCCGACAGCCTGCTGGCGACGATCGCGGCGCGGCTGACCCACCACCTGCCGTACTACAACGCCGACGTCGACATCGACTGGGTCGACGGGCGCGTGGAGTTCTCGAGTTATCGGCGCCAGCCGGGAGACCGGCCGGCCCACTACCGGGCGACCTACTGGCCGACCGGCGAGCCCTTCGAGTCGGAGCCGGGCTCGCGCGCCGAGTTCCTGACCGAGCGCCGGCGCCTCTACACGCAGGCCCCCGACGGGTCGGTCCGGTACACCGACGTGGACCACCCGCCGTGGACGCTGTACCCCGCCGAGGCCGACGTCGAGGTGAACACCCTGTTCGAGGCCAACGGCTTCGACCACCCCGGCGGTGACCCCCTCTTGCTGTTCAGCCCCGGCACCGAGGTGACGACGACGCGGAGCCGACGCTGGGACTGA
- the rmuC gene encoding DNA recombination protein RmuC — MTTLEVALGAATVVLALSVLVLAVRDGGGGGGPAQLDEAQLQSSVGNAIAGLGLDGTAAQIETHAREMKQFHSDVEQMLRTPQHRGSFGEQQLETILADQLPPDMFGTQEAVVGNRRPDAHVETADGLVAIDAKFPLEAYERAVDADDPEVRAHHEQEFARRVDDQLDKIATAYVRPDEGTAEFAFAFIPSESVYYHLVTEEYDMLREYTSRGVQVVSPLTLGQKLELVKAGVHAQRLSEEALAVQDRLQRLGQRFEDFADDWNTCVRHLSNAKDRADDADAAFERLHSEFDRIDSLSLDGEGEATARDTLSRGRED; from the coding sequence ATGACCACGCTCGAAGTCGCCCTCGGCGCGGCGACCGTCGTCCTCGCGCTGTCGGTGCTCGTCCTCGCCGTCCGTGACGGCGGCGGCGGTGGCGGTCCCGCCCAGCTCGACGAGGCCCAGCTCCAGTCCTCCGTCGGCAACGCCATCGCCGGGCTCGGCCTGGACGGCACCGCCGCACAGATCGAGACCCACGCCCGGGAGATGAAGCAGTTCCACAGCGACGTCGAGCAGATGCTGCGGACGCCCCAGCACCGGGGGAGCTTCGGCGAGCAGCAACTGGAGACCATCCTCGCCGACCAGCTCCCGCCGGACATGTTCGGCACGCAGGAGGCCGTCGTCGGCAACAGGCGCCCCGACGCCCACGTCGAGACCGCCGACGGGCTCGTCGCCATCGACGCGAAGTTCCCGCTGGAGGCCTACGAGCGCGCCGTCGACGCCGACGACCCGGAGGTTCGCGCGCACCACGAACAGGAGTTCGCGCGCCGGGTCGACGACCAGCTCGACAAGATCGCGACGGCGTACGTCCGCCCGGACGAGGGGACCGCCGAGTTCGCCTTCGCCTTCATCCCGAGCGAGAGCGTCTACTACCACCTCGTCACCGAGGAGTACGACATGCTGCGCGAGTACACGTCCCGGGGCGTGCAGGTCGTCTCGCCGCTGACGCTGGGCCAGAAGCTCGAACTCGTGAAGGCCGGCGTCCACGCCCAGCGCCTCTCCGAGGAGGCCCTCGCGGTGCAGGACCGGCTCCAGCGGCTGGGCCAGCGCTTCGAGGACTTCGCCGACGACTGGAACACCTGCGTCCGCCACCTCTCGAACGCGAAGGACCGGGCCGACGACGCCGACGCCGCCTTCGAGCGCCTCCACTCCGAGTTCGACCGCATCGACAGCCTCTCGCTCGACGGCGAGGGCGAGGCGACGGCCCGCGACACCCTCTCTCGCGGTCGGGAGGACTAG
- a CDS encoding DUF7504 family protein — protein sequence MTRNADAQFRFPAGLPVDGVDPGTNVMVGGPSGRGAREVALRLAMAGGEDEGVVLLSADVGGRSLLDRAERVTGGFDRSRVGVVDCSGIDDDQQRFDEYGRTIDDPGDLLGIQMEFSVLYETLVERGLDRVRLGVFSVSSLLAHADLRAVSRFVHMLTGRVIATGDLGVFVVDEAMQDDRTVDAIERFCDGAIDVRDGTDGTFEARARGLGVEPSGGGEVGGGHGIEAGSERGGERGTWQPVSTVERDQQRRRP from the coding sequence ATGACCCGGAACGCGGACGCGCAGTTCCGGTTTCCGGCCGGCCTCCCGGTCGACGGCGTGGACCCGGGGACGAACGTGATGGTCGGCGGGCCGTCGGGCCGGGGCGCCCGCGAGGTGGCGCTCCGACTGGCGATGGCGGGCGGCGAGGACGAGGGCGTCGTCCTCCTCTCGGCCGACGTCGGCGGCCGGTCGCTGCTCGACCGGGCCGAGCGCGTGACCGGCGGGTTCGACCGGTCCCGGGTCGGCGTGGTCGACTGCTCCGGTATCGATGACGACCAGCAGCGCTTCGACGAGTACGGGCGGACCATCGACGACCCCGGCGACCTGCTGGGGATCCAGATGGAATTCTCGGTGCTGTACGAGACGCTCGTCGAGCGCGGGCTCGACCGGGTCCGACTGGGCGTGTTCTCCGTCTCGTCGCTGCTGGCCCACGCCGACCTCCGGGCGGTGTCCCGGTTCGTCCACATGCTCACCGGCCGGGTCATCGCGACGGGGGACCTGGGCGTGTTCGTCGTCGACGAGGCGATGCAGGACGACCGGACCGTCGACGCCATCGAGCGGTTCTGCGACGGCGCCATCGACGTCCGCGACGGGACCGACGGAACCTTCGAGGCCCGCGCCCGCGGACTCGGTGTCGAGCCCTCTGGCGGGGGCGAGGTCGGAGGCGGACACGGGATCGAGGCTGGGAGCGAGCGGGGAGGGGAACGCGGGACGTGGCAGCCAGTCTCGACCGTGGAACGCGACCAGCAGCGACGGCGACCCTAG